The Oryza glaberrima chromosome 9, OglaRS2, whole genome shotgun sequence genome includes a window with the following:
- the LOC127784143 gene encoding heavy metal-associated isoprenylated plant protein 4-like yields the protein MGKIKVEIKVPMTDERKKSKVMQIIAKHSGILSITADRDKDKVTIVGNENMDVTCLTMELRKQMRRTHIVIDTVTPVDEKKEKEKKEKEEKEKKEKEEKEKKKKEEEQNNPKIVCTPYYVHMVDEPSPSCCQM from the exons ATGGGAAAG ATAAAGGTGGAGATAAAGGTGCCAATGACGGATGAAAGGAAGAAATCTAAAGTTATGCAAATAATTGCTAAACATAGTG GAATCTTGTCAATCACAGCCGATCGAGATAAAGATAAGGTGACCATAGTTGGCAATGAAAACATGGATGTCACGTGTTTGACAATGGAGTTGAGGAAACAGATGCGGCGTACTCACATTGTCATTGACACGGTCACACCGGTTgatgagaagaaggagaaggaaaagaaggagaaagaggagaaggagaagaaagagaaagaggagaaggagaagaagaagaaggaagaagagcaaAACAATCCCAAGATTGTTTGTACGCCGTACTATGTGCACATGGTGGACGAGCCCAGTCCATCGTGCTGCCAGATGTAG